Part of the Janibacter alkaliphilus genome is shown below.
GGCCGGGTCCGTGCCGGTGCGCGAGCTGGCCCCGCGGCTCGGCGAGCTCGGGCTGCTCGGCATGCACCTGGACGGCTACGGCTGCGCCGGCACCTCGGCGACCGCCTACGGGCTCGCCTGCCTGGAGCTCGAGGCCGCCGACTCCGGCATCCGCTCGCTGGTCTCGGTGCAGGGGTCGCTGGCGATGTTCGCCATCCACCGCTGGGGCAGCGAGGAGCAGAAGCAGCAGTGGCTGCCGCGGATGGCGACCGGCGAGGCGATCGGCTGCTTCGGCCTCACCGAGCCCGACTTCGGCTCCAACCCGGCCGGCATGCGCACCCGCGCCCGCCGCGACGGCGACGACTGGATCCTCGACGGCACGAAGATGTGGATCACCAACGCCCCGGTCGCCGACGTGGCCGTGGTCTGGGCGAACACCGACGAGGGTGAGGGCTCGAAGGGGGTCCGCGGCTTCGTCGTGCCGACCGACACCCCCGGAATCACCGCACCGGAGATCACCAAGAAGCTCTCGCTGCGGGCCTCGATCACCGGCGAGATCGTCCTCGACTGCGTGCGGCTGCCGTCCTCGGCGATGCTGCCCGAGGCGCGCGGGCTCTCCGGGCCGCTGTCCTGCCTCAACGAGGCCCGCTTCGGCATCGTCTTCGGCGCGGTCGGCGCGGCCAGGGACTGCCTGGAGGCCGCGGTGGAGTACGTCGGCGACCGGGAGATCTTCGACAAGCCGCTGGCCGGCTACCAGCTGACCCAGGCCAAGCTCGCCGACATGACCCTCGAGCTCGGCAAGGCCATGCTGCTCGCCCTCCAGCTGGGCCGGCTCAAGGACGCCGGCTCGCTGCGCCCGGAGCAGGTCAGCCTCGGCAAGCTGAACAACGTCCGCGAGGCCATCGGCATCGCCCGCGAGTGCCGGACCCTGCTGGGCGCCAACGGGATCACCCTGGAGTACCCGGTGCTGCGGCACGCCAACAACCTCGAGTCGGTGATGACCTACGAGGGCACCAACGAGGTGCACCAGCTGATGATCGGCCAGGCCCTCACCGGCACCCCCGCCTTCCGCTGACCCGCGGCCGCTCCAGTCTCCCCAACTCGTTCTCCCCAACTCCCTAGGCAGCTGGACCTCCCTAGGTTGCAAGCGCAGCGTCTGCCACGAAGGTGAGCGTCTGTCGGGTCGGGGGTCGTGAGGCCGCTTCGTAGGGTGTGTGCATGAAGGATCGTTTCGACGGCCGCATCCTCGGTGCTGGCACGACATCGGGGCTGCGGCTCGTCATCGGTGACTGGCCGCGTTCGCCGCTGGGAGCCTTCACGGACGTCATGGTGGCGCTGCCGGACGGGGAAAGGGTCTTGCTGGCACCGGACGAGCAGGTCGCCGAGTACGTCACCGCGACCTACTCCTTCGACCGGGTGATCACCACGCCGGTGTCGGTCGAGGAGACCCGTGACGCCGAGGACCCGGTGGTTCAGTCGTCAGGCGAGCAGCACTGGCAGCTGGATGCCGGTCCGCTGCAGGCGCGGCTCGGCATCGGCGCCCGCACCGGGGTGGGCCGGCTGCTGCGGCTCGTTCCCGGACCGGTCGCGACGAGCCCGGTCTTCGCCTCGGCGGTGGACCCGATCGCCCGGCACGTCTTCCCCGGGGTACGGACGAAGGGGAGTGCCGGCGGCGGTCGTCGGGAGTACTACGGAGCCCGTGACCAGCACGCGGTGAGCGCCCTCTCCGGCACCTGGCTGGGCGAGGACTTCGGTGGCCTGAACGATGTCGACCCGCCCCCGGACTTCGGCTTCAGCTCGACGCCCGCCCGGCCGTGCCTGACGCGGGTGGTCACGACGGTGGTGCGGTAGGGGGCTAGCTTCTGCCGGTCAGCTTTGGGAAGCTCCGCCGGTGACCATCGAGCGGCAGGGATACACCCGGGGCGACGTCTCAGCCTCAGAGGCTGACGAGTCGAGACGAGTCGCGGGCTTGGCAGCAGAGCTGCAGCGGCAGCTTGAACTCCGGTCGGCGGAGATCGACGGCGCTCATCTCCCGGGCGCGCAGAGCCGTGCCATCCAGGACATCGTGTCTCTGGTGCTCACCCGCGAGATGGAGTTTCGCGAAGAGGTGGTCCTGACCAAGCAGGACGGCATCGTCACGCAGGCGCGCCCTGACTTCGTGTATCGCCTCAGCGACGGGCGAGGGGTGATGGCTGAAGTCGAGCGCGGCGGGACCGTCAACAACAACCATGACCTGAAGGACATGTGGAAGGCGCACATCGCGCCGGATATCCAGCACCTCATCCTTATCGTTCCGAACTCCAACTGGAAGGGTGATGGTGCCGCTCGCGAGCGTCCCTATCCGCGGGTGTGTGCGCGGGTGGGTGCCTTCTTCGGACATCCTCGGCGCGAGGTGGATGTGCTGTCCGCTCACGTTCTCGGATACGGACCCCTCACGCTTGACCCCAGCTGGTCACCTGCCAGCGTGGTTGAGCTGCCTGCGAGTCGTACGGACGATCCCAACAGCAGGTAGTCCCGGAGACCCGTGATCACCGTCCATGCCACCGGCCCCCGCCCACCGGACGACGTCTGGCACGACCTCGTCACGCCCGAGGCGTGGCCCGGGTGGGCGCCGCACATCACCCGCGTCCAGGACCTGCCGAGCCCGATCCGGCCCGGCGCTCGCGGGACGGTGCACGGTCCGGCCGGCCTGCGGATCCCGGTCTTCATCACCGAGGTCGACGACACCGGCCGCAGCTGGCAGTGGCGGGTCGGTCCCGGTCGCGCCAGCATCCTCATGGACCACCGGCTCGACGCCTCACCCGAGGGTGGGTCGCGGGTGGTCGTGACGATCCACGCCCCCTTCCCGATGCACCTCTACCGTCCGCTGGCGCGTACGGCGCTGCGTCGCCTGGTGGGCGACCGGTCGACCGGCTGACCTGGCGGCGGCGACGGCCGAGCCGCCGCCGAACGGCCCCCCGACGACTCAGGTGCTCCTGGCACACCGCGTCACCTCACCGTGCGAGCACCTCACGACCCGAGCAGCCGCCGCGGGTCGGGGAAGAAGAAGGGCACCCGCCGCTGGTAGTCGGCGTACCCCGGACGCCCCTCCATCCGCCGCTCGGTGAGCCGCGCCCCGGTGCCCTGGATGAGCACGTAGCTCATCAGCGCCGGCGCGGGCCAGGTCCATCCGCCCGGCGACGACGCGGCCGCGGCCAGCCACACCCCGTCCCACACCAGCGAGTCGCCGAGATAGTTCGGGTGCCGGGAGATCCCCCACACGCCGGTGTCGAGCACCTGCGGCCGCTCGTCCTTCGGCGTCGCCGTGTACTCCTCCTTCTGCCGGTCGGCCACCGCCTCGAGCACCGCCCCACCGACGGCCAGCGCGATCCCGGCCGGCAGCAGCAGCCGCCGCGCCGAGCGCGGCAGCGTCGAGGCCGCCGCCACCTGGATCGGCAGCGACACGGCGAGCTGCGCCGCGCCCTGCATGACGAAGACCTTGCCGATCACCCGCGCCGTCGAGTCCCCCTCCAGCCACTCCGCGTAGCGCGGGTCCTCCTCGTCGTGCCCGGTCATCCGCGGCAGCACGTGCGCGCCCAGCCGGGCCGCCCAGCCCCCGACGACCGTGGCCAGCGCCCAGCGGCGCCGCGCATCCCCGGTGCCGACAAGCGCGCTGGAGAGGGCGATCGCGCCCAGGCCCGGCCCCCAGACGACGTCCACGTAGTCGCGTCTCCCCTTCGGCAGGGCCACGGCAGCGGTCCCGGCCTGCACGGCGGCGGTCACCCCGAGCGCCGTCGCGGCGACGCGGCGCAGGTTCCTCAGGTCGATCATCGGTTCGCTCCTCGTGGTCGTGGTCGTGGTCGTGGGTGCGGGGTCCTGGTGTCGCGCAGTCACAACGAGGTTCGTGCTGGCGGCGACGACGGATGGAGTCAGCGTGCCAGCCGGACGCCGAGGTTGCCGGTCGTCGAGCCAGGCGCGAGCAGCTGCCGCGCGGCCGGCCGGTAGCGGCGGCAGTACGAGGCATGGCACAGGTAGGAGCCGCCCTTCGTCACGACGGCCGGATCATCCCCGCTCGCCGTCCACTCCCACACGTTGCCGGTGACGCAGTGCAGCCCGTACCCGTTCGCCTCGTAGGACCGAACCGGGCACGTCCCGATCCACCCGTCCTCGCCGGTGTTCACCTCGGGGAAGCTGCCCTGCCAGACGTTCATCCGGTGCTCCCCGCCGGGCGTCAGCTCCTCGCCCCACGGGAACGTCGCCTGGTCCAGCCCGCCACGCGCCGCGGCCTCCGACTCCACCTCGGTCGGCAGCCGTGCCCCGGCCCAGCGGGCGAAGGCGGTCGCGTCGCCGTGGCTGACGTGCACCACCGGGTGGTCGGCGCGGTCCTCGACGTCCGAGCCGGGCCCCTCCGGGGTGGCCCAGGTCGCCCCGTCCACCCGTAACCACCACGGCGCCGCCGCCACCGCCGGCCACCGCTCCGGGTCGGCGACGAACCCCGCGACGACATAGCTCCAGCCGCTGCGCTCGGCCAGCGACCGATGCCCCGTCGCGGCGACGAAGGCGGCCCAGTCGGCGTTCGTCACGGTCACCGCGGAGAGCTCGACCGGCGCGAGGTCCACGGTGCGTACCGGCGACTCGCCGTCCTCCGGGTAGCCGAAGGGGTCCTCGCTGCCGATCCGCACCGGCCCGCCGGGCACCGCGCGCCAGGGCGTCGCAAGCACCGCGGCGCCCGCGCCGGCCGGTACATCGTGGCCACGCGACTCCTCCCACGGCCCCGACGACGGCGCGCAGCAGCTCATTCGTGCGCCAGCAGCCGCTGCTGCTCCTGCGCCTCGGTCAGCGGCTCGACGTCGTCGCCGAGGTCGACCCGCACCCGCACGACCTCGCCGGCGCAGCGGTTGCGCAGCGGCACGTACTCCGGGCTGGTGGCGGTCCCGCGGTCCACCCCGACGTTGAAGGTCTCGTCGAAGGAGAAGTAGTACGCGGTGGTCTCCTCCAGCCGCCCGGCCGCCACGATCACTGCGTCCACCGAGAGCGCCAGGTCCGCGCCGGCCCCCGGCGCCCCACCGTCGTAGCCGAAGGCCAGCGCCACCTCGTGCTCGCCGGGCGCCAGCGGCTCCGGCGCCCGGACGATCGTCAGGTCGCGCCCGAAGAGGTTGTAGGCGTAGGTCGCCCGGCCCTCGTGCAGGTAGAGGCTCCACCCGCCGAAGGCGCCGCCCTGCGCGACGAGCACGCCCTCGGCTCCGCCCTCCGGGACGCGCACGGCCGCGGTGATCGTGTGCGAGCGGTTCTTGACGTTCGGCGCGACCTCCTCGGTCAGCCGGGCCGTCTCCGGCCCGTAGACGAAGGTGGTGATCCCGCGCCGCGGGTCGGCCCGCGGCGCGAGGTCCGGGTTCTCCCGCTCGGTGACCCGGTCGTCCAGCGGGTGCACCCGGTAGCGCTGCGCCTCCACCTCGAAGCGCGCTCGCAGCTCGGCCAGCCGCTCCGGCTCGTCCGCCGCCACGTCCCGCGTCTGGCTCCAGTCGCTGCGGGTGTCGTAGAGCTCCCAGGTGTCCTCGTCGAAGCCGCGCGGCTCCTCGGCCATCCGCCAGGGCACCCCGTGCTGGGTCACCGCGGTCCACCCCTCGTGGTAGATCCCACGGTTGCCGACCATCTCGAAGTACTGGGTGGGGCGGGTCTCCGGGGCGTCGGCGTCGAGCAGCGCGGCGTGCATCGAGACCCCGTCCAGCGGCTGCTGGGCCACTCCGTCGACCTCCGTCGGCGGGGCCACCCCGGCCGCCTCGAGCAGCGTCGGCATGACGTCGATGACGTGGTGCCACTGGTGCCGGACCGTGCCCCCGTCGCGGATCCGGGCCGGCCAGCGCACGATCGCCCCGTCCCGGTTGCCGCCGTGGTGCGAGGCGACCTGCTTGGTCCACTGGTACGGGGTGTTCATCGCCAGCGCCCACCCCGCCGGGTAGAGCCCGTAGGTGCTCGCCGAGCCGAACTCCTCGAGCCGGTCGGCCATGTCGGCGACGTCGTCGGCGCCGCCGTGCCCGACGAGGTGCTCCCGCAGGGTGCCCTCCAGGCCCCCTTCGCCGGAGGCCCCGTTGTCCCCGAGCAGGTAGAGCACGACGGTGTCCTCAGCCACCCCGAGCTCGTCCAGGGTGTCCACCAGCCGCCCCACCTGGGCGTCGGTGTGCTCGGCGAAGCCGGCGTAGGTCTCCATGAAGCGGGCGGCCACCGCCCGGGCCGGTTCGTCGAGCTCGTGCCAGCGCGGCACCCCGGGCGCCCACGGCGCGAGCTCGGTCTCCGGGGGCACGATGCCCAGCTCGCGCTGCCGGGCGAGGGTGGTCTCGCGCACCGCGTCCCAGCCCCGGTCGAACTCGCCGCGGTAGCGCCGCGACCACTCCGGTGCGACGTGGAAGGGGGCGTGCGTCGCCCCGAAGGCGACGTAGGCGAAGAACGGCCGGTCCCCCTCCGCCGCCTCCCGGATCCAGGCGTCGGTCTGCTCCACGAGGTCCTCGGTGAGGTGGTATCCCTCCTCGGGCGTGCGGTCCGGCTCGACCGGCGTCGTGCCGCGGTAGAGCTGCGGGTACCAGTGGTTCATCTCGGCACCCATGAACCCGTAGAAGTGCTCGAACCCCTCGCCGGTGGGCCAGTAGGTGAAGGGACCCTCGGGCCCGGTCTCGGACGGCGGGGTCTGGTGCCACTTGCCGAAGGCGGCGGTCGCGTACCCGGCGCCGTGCAGCGCCTGCGCCAGGGTGCCCGCGGTCGCTGGCCGCCGCCCGTCGTAGCCGGGATGGTCGGAGGTCATCTCGCTGGTCGCGCCCATGCCCACGGTGTGGTGGTTGCGGCCGCTGAGCAGCGCCGCCCGGGTGGGTGAGCACAGCGAGGTGACGTGGAAGCGGGTCAGCCGCACCCCGTCGTCGGCGAGCCGCTGCGCCACCGGCATCCGGCACGGACCGCCGTAGGGGGACGATGCGCCGAAGCCCATGTCGTCGACGAGCACGAGCAGGATGTTCGGGCGGGTCTGCGGCACACCTGACTATCGGATCTGGCCCGGCCCGGGGTCAAGGCAGGTCCGCACCCCTCGGCGACGGACCGCGCCATGCTGGAGATGCACACGCCACGACACGGATACGATCCGCGGATGGCAGGCGACCGCTCCGAGCTCTCCCTGCGCGACCTGCGCTCCTTCCTCGCGGTCGTCGACGAGGGCACCTTCACCGACGCCGCGATCGCGCTGGGCACCACCCAGGCCTCGGTCTCGCGGCACGTCGCCGCGCTGGAGCAGGCCCTCGGGGCGCGGCTGCTCGTGCGCGGCGGTCGGGTGGTCACGCTCACCGTGGCCGGTCGCCGGGTGCTGCGGCACGCCCGGACCATGCACGATGAGGGCGAGGCGATCCGCCGGGCCGCCCGCGACGAGCAGGGCCCGATCCGGATCGGCTACGCCTGGGCGGCGCTCGGCGCGCACACCGCGCCGGTGCAGCGCCGGTGGGCCGAGCTGCACCCCGGCTCCGAGCTCGTCTTCGTCAACTCCACCGGCCGCTTCTCGGGGCTCAACGAGGGCCTCGCCGACGTGGCCGTGGTCCGCCGCGACCCGGGGATGGCGCAGATCGGCACCGCCCTGCTCGGGCACGAGTCCCGGGTGGCCGCGCTGCCGCGGGAGCACCCGCTGGCCCGCCGACGGAGCCTGCGGATGGCCGACTTCGCAGGACGGACGGTGGCCGTCGAGGCGCTCACCGGCACCACCCGCGAGGAGCTGTGGTCGCCCGAGAAGTACCCGGCCGGCTTCCGCACGGTCAGCGGCACCGACGAGTGGCTCACCGAGACCGCCGCCGGGCAGGGGATCGGCCTGACCTCGCAGGCCACCGCGGTGCAGTACTCCCGGCTCGGTGTCGTCTTCCGCCGGGTGCGCGACGCCCCGCCGCTGCCGGTGTGGCTCATCTGGTGGCGCGACGACCCGCCGTGGTACCTCGACGCGCTGCGCGGGCTCATCCAGGAAGAGCTCGACCGGGAGGGGTGACCCAGCGGTCTGACCAGCCGACGGACGACGAGCCGACGGACGACCAGCCGACAGACGACGAAGGGCGGGACCGCACGGTCCCGCCCTTCGTCATCTCCCCGGGGCCACGTGAGGTGGCGCCCGGTGCTGCCGGCTCAGCTGCCGTGGTCGGCCACCGCCGCCGAGCTGTTCGCCCAGCGCTCGTAGTGGTCGAGCACGTCGTGGCAGACCTCGTCGCCGTCGTAGTCCATGAGGTCGTAGCTCACGCCGGTCGGCAGCGCCACCTCCAGCAGCGTGGTGGTGTCGTCCGCCTCGAGCATCCGCGCCCCGTAGCTGGGCGCCGGGGTGCGGCGCACCTGCACGAGGTAGCAGAAGTCCTCGTAGCCGATCTCGGTCGCCGGGACGACGAGCTTGGCGGTGCGCCCGATCCGGCCGTTGCCGGTGTCCTCGCTGACCTCGGCGACCACGCCGCGCTCGGTCAGCTCGCCGGCGACCTCCTGCAGCGAGGGCAGCACGACGTCGTCGAGCCGCTCCTCGGCCTGCTTCACGGTCACCGTGCCGAAGGTCCGGGAGAGCCGGCGGCGCCACGAGCCCGAGCCCGACGGGTGGCCGACGATCGAGCGGGTCAGCGAGACCCGCTGGGCCACGCCGAGCACCCGGTCCTCCTCCAGCGCCCGGTGCAGCGCCCACATCACGAGGATCATGACGAAGGCGAAGGGCAGCCCCATGATGATCGTCGCGCTCTGCAGCGCCGGGATGCCGTCGACGGTGAGCATCGCGATGGTCAGCACACCGGTGGCGGCCGCCCAGACGATGCGCATCGACGGCGCCGCGTCGGTGTCGTTGTCCGGCAGGTCCGAGGACAGGTTCGCCATGACCAGCGCCCCGGAGTCGGCCGAGGTGACGTAGAAGAGCAGCCCGACGAAGGTCGCCAGGGCCACCAGCACGGTCGCCCCCGGGGTGTCCTGCAGCAGGGTGAAGAAGCCCAGCTCCGGGGTGTTCATCGCGGCCTCGCCGAACTCGGCGTCGCCGTCCATGATCTTCTGCACGGCGCTGTTGCCGAAGATCGTCACCCACATGACGATGTAGCTGAAGGGGATGGTCATCGTGCCGAGCACGAACTGACCGATGGTGCGCCCCTTGCTGATCCGGGCGAGGAACATGCCGACGAAGCACGCCCAGGCGATCCACCATGCCCAGAAGAAGAGCGTCCAGCCGCCCATCCAGTCGGCGTCGTAGTCGTAGGCCATCGTGTCCATCGTGATCCCGGGGAACATCGACACGAAGTCGCCGACGTTCATCATCGCCGCCCGCAGCAGGAAGGCGGTGTCCCGGGTGATCAGCACCCACGCGGCCAGCGCGATCGCCAGCAGCACGTTGAGCTGGGAGAGCAGCCGGATGCCCTTGTCGACGCCGGTGGTCGCCGAGATGGTGGCGACGAGGACGGCGACGACGACCAGCGCGATCTGCGCCGGGGTGCCCTGCTCGATGCCGAAGAGCAGGTCGAGGCCGACGTTGAGCATGACCACGCCGATGCCCAGGCTGGTGGCCACGCCGAAGATCGTGCCGAGCACGGTGGCGATGTCCACGGCGTCACCGATCGGGCCGCGCACCCGCTTGCCGATGAGCGGGTAGAGCGTCGAGCGCACCGCCAGCGGCAGCCCCTTGCGGTAGGCGGCGAAGCCGAGCGCGATGCCCATGAGCGCGTACATGCCCCAGCCGGTGATCCCGTAGTGGAAGAGGGTCCACACGGTGGACTCGCGGGCGGCGTCCAGGGTGCCGCCGTCGCCCTGCGGCGGGGCGAGGAACTGGCTGGCCGGCTCGGCCACCGCGTAGAACATCACGTCGGTGCCGATGCCGGCGGCGAAGAGCATCGAGGCCCAGGCGAAGGTGGAGAACTCCGGCCGGTCGTCCGGGGAGCCCAGCCGCACCTTCGAGTAGCGCAGCCCGACGTAGAGGACGAAGACGAGCACCACGGTGGCCAGCGCGATGTAGAACCAGCCGAACCACTCCGAGATCCAGCCGACGGTGCTGCCGAGGATCTCCCCGGAGCTCTCCGGGGCGATCAGCGCCCAGCCGGCGACGATCACGGTGATGACGCCGGCGACGGTGAGCACCGGGATCTTCGGGGTGGGCTTGCGCGGCCTGTCGGCCCGGGTCTCCTGACCTGGCGGTGTGGCGGGGTCGGTGGTCGTGCTCATCGGGTCTCCTCCTGAGCGGCGCGCTGCGCCGCGATGGCGTCGATCGAGCTGGGGATGCTCGTCGGGGTGTTCCAGGCGTCGTTGCGCGGGTCGCCCGGCGGGTAGAGCGGCATGCCCGCGTTCGCCTTGTAGGTCGGTGGGGCCTCCGGGGCCAGCGGGGTGTTGCCGGCGATGAGGTCGGCCGCCTTCTCGGCGACCATCATCACCGGGGCGTAGATGTTGCCGTTGGTGATCGAGGGGAAGACCGAGGCGTCGACCACCCGCAGGCCGTCGGTGCCGTGCACCCGCATCGAGGACGGGTCGACCACGGCCATCTCGTCGGTGCCCATCTTCGCCGAGCACGAGGGGTGCAGCGCGGTCTCGGCGTCCTGGGCCACCCAGTCGATGATCTCCTGGTCGGTCTCCACCGAGGGGCCGGGGCTGATCTCGCCGCCGTCGAAGGCGGCGAAGGCCGGCTGGCGCAGGATGTGCCGGGCGGCGCGGATGACCTCGACCCACTCGCGGCGGTCGTTCTCCGTCGAGAGGTAGTTGAAGAGGATCGACGGGTGGTGCCGCGGGTCGTCGTCGGTGATGTGCACCCGGCCGCGCACGTCGGAGTTCATCGGGCCGATGTGTACCTGGTAGCCGTGCTTGCCCTCCGGGGCGGTGCCGTCGTAGCGGACCGCGATCGGCAGGAAGTGGAACATGAGGTTGGGGTAGGCGACGTCGTCGTTGGTGCGGATGAAGCCGCCCCCTTCGAAGTGGTTGCTCGCGCCCACCCCGGTGTCGGCGAAGAGCCACTGCGCACCGATGTAGGGGGCCTTCCACTTCTTCAGCCAGGGCGCGATCGAGACCGGCTGCAGGCTGGTGTGCTGCAGGTAGACCTCGAGGTGGTCCTGCAGGTTCTCACCGACGCCGGGCAGCTCGACCCGGGTGTCGACGCCGGCGGCGCGCAGCACCTCGGGGCTGCCGACGCCGGAGAGCTGCAGCAGCTGCGGGGAGTTGAAGGCGCCGCCGCAGAGGATGACCTCGCCGGCCTCGACCGAGCGGGGCCGCCCGGCCCGGGTGAAGTCGACGCCGGTGACCCGGGTGCCGGACCAGCGCAGCCCGGTGGCCATCGACAGCGTGGAGATGTCGAGGTTCTTGCGGTCGCGGATCGGGCGCAGGTAGGCGCGGGCCGCCGAGAGCCGGCTGCCGTGGCGCACGTTCCGGTCGAAGGGGGCGAAGCCCTCCTGGCGGTAGCCGTTGACGTCGTCGGTGCGGGCGTAGCCGGCCTGGGTGGTGGCCTCGAAGAAGGCCTGGAAGAGCGGGCTGGAGGCCGGGCCGCGCTCCATCGCCAGCGGGCCGGAGCCGCCGCGCCAGGCGTCGGCGCCGGCGACGCAGGTCTCCATCCGCTTGAAGTAGGGCAGGCAGTGCTCGTAGTCCCAGTGCTCCAGGCCGGCGTTGGTGGCCCACTTGTCGTAGTCGCCGCGGTTGCCGCGCTGGAAGATCATCCCGTTGATCGAGGACGACCCGCCGAGTACCTTGCCGCGAGCGTGCGGGACGCGGCGGCCGCCCATGTGCGGCTCCGGGTCGGTCTCGTAGGCCCAGTCGTAGAGCGGGTTGCCGGAGGGGAACATCAGCGCCGCCGGCATGTGGATCAGCGGGTCCATGATGAAGTCCGCGCGGCCGGCCTCGAGGACCAGCACGCTGGTGGACTCGTCGGCGGAGAGGCGGTTGGCCAGGGCGGACCCGGCCGAGCCACCACCGACGATGACGTAGTCGTAGCGCTTCTTCATTGGTTGCGACCTCGTTTCCAGGGAGGGTGCCTTTATCGGGTAACCCGATAACAGCTCGTTTCGGGGGGAAGCCTTCTCCGGTGACCGAGCGTTTATCGGGTAACCCGATAAACGCTCCTCAGGGCCGAAGGGGGCGAAGGGGGAGGGTCAGTCGTGGACGGGGAACCAGTCGGCGGGGGCCGGCTGGGTGTTGTGCCAGACGTGCTTGGTCTCGATGTACTCGTGCAGCCCGGCGACCCCGAGCTCGCGGCCGATGCCGGAGCGCTTCATCCCGCCCCACTCGGCCTGCGGCACGTAGGGGTGGTAGTCGTTGATCCAGATCGTGCCGTGCCGCAGCCGCCCGGCCACCCGCTCGGCGCGCCCGGCGTTGCTGCTCCACACCGCGCCGGCCAACCCGTAGACGGTGTGGTTGGCGATGGCCACCGCGGCGTCCTCGGCCTCGGCCGGGGTGTCCCCGGAGAAGGTCTCCACGGTCAGCACCGGCCCGAAGGACTCCTCCTGCACCGCGCTCATCTCGGCGGTGCAGCCGTCCAGGATCGTCGGCGGGTAGTAGCTGCCCTCGGCCAGCGCGCCGCCGGGGATCTCCCCGCCGCAGCGCAGCACCGCGCCCTCGTCGACCGCGGTCTGCACGTAGCGCACGATCTTGTCGCGGTGCTCGTCGCTGATCAGCGGCCCGGTCTCGGCCTCGGGGTCGAAGGGCCCGCCCATCCGGATCTGCTGAGCGCGGGCCACCAGGGTGTCGACGACCTCGTCGTGGATCGACTCCTCGACGACCAGCCGCGCCCCGGCCGAGCACACCTGGCCGGAGTCGAGGAAGATCGCGGTGAGCGCGTTGTCGATCGCGGCCGGCAGGTCGGCGTCGGCGAAGATGACGTTGGGGTTCTTCCCGCCGAGCTCGAGCGCCACCTTCTTCACGGTGCCGGCGGCGGTGGCCATGATCGTCTTGCCGGTGGCCAGCCCGCCGGTGAAGGAGACGAGGTCGACGTCCGGGTGGTCGGTCAGCACCGCGCCGACCTCGGCGCCGGTGCCGAGCACGAGGTTGGCCACCCCGGCCGGCAGCCCGGCCCGCTCCAGGGCGCCCATGAGCCAGATCGAGGTCTGCGGGGTCAGCTCGCTCGGCTTGAGGATGAAGGTGTTGCCCGCGGCCAGGCACGGCGCGACCTTCCACGCGGTCTGCAGCAGCGGGAAGTTCCACGGGGTGATCAGGCTGCACACCCCGACCGGCTCGTGCACCACCTTCGAGGAGACGCCCGGCATGCCGGTGTCGACGACCCGCCCGGCCTCGCCCTGGACGAGCGCGGCGAAGTGGCGGAAGACGCCGATGATGTCGTTCATGTCGACCTGCGACTCGACGAACCGCTTGCCGGTGTCCAGCGACTCCAGCCGCGCCACCTCGTCGAGCTCGGCCTCGAGCAGGTCGGCGACCTCGGTGAGCACGGCGGCCCGCTCGGGGGTCGGGGTGGTCGGCCAGGGGCCACGGTCGAAGGCGGTGCGGGCGGCGGCGATCGCGTCGCGGGCGTCCTGGGCGCCGCCCTCGGCGACGGTCACGACGACCTGACGGTCGGCCGGGCAGGTGATCTCGCGGGTCCCGCCGGCGGCGGCGTCGCGCCAGGTCCCGTCGATGTAGAGGCTGGGCATCTCGCTCCTTCTCATGGGGTGGTCGAAGGGTGTGGACGGAGGGTGAGGACGAAGGGGGGGGTGGTCCCGGAGTGCCCGGTGGGGCAGCGTGCGTGGCCCGTCGTGGCGCCGGGGAAGGGTCGGTCGGGCG
Proteins encoded:
- a CDS encoding SUMF1/EgtB/PvdO family nonheme iron enzyme; the protein is MLATPWRAVPGGPVRIGSEDPFGYPEDGESPVRTVDLAPVELSAVTVTNADWAAFVAATGHRSLAERSGWSYVVAGFVADPERWPAVAAAPWWLRVDGATWATPEGPGSDVEDRADHPVVHVSHGDATAFARWAGARLPTEVESEAAARGGLDQATFPWGEELTPGGEHRMNVWQGSFPEVNTGEDGWIGTCPVRSYEANGYGLHCVTGNVWEWTASGDDPAVVTKGGSYLCHASYCRRYRPAARQLLAPGSTTGNLGVRLAR
- a CDS encoding DUF1295 domain-containing protein is translated as MIDLRNLRRVAATALGVTAAVQAGTAAVALPKGRRDYVDVVWGPGLGAIALSSALVGTGDARRRWALATVVGGWAARLGAHVLPRMTGHDEEDPRYAEWLEGDSTARVIGKVFVMQGAAQLAVSLPIQVAAASTLPRSARRLLLPAGIALAVGGAVLEAVADRQKEEYTATPKDERPQVLDTGVWGISRHPNYLGDSLVWDGVWLAAAASSPGGWTWPAPALMSYVLIQGTGARLTERRMEGRPGYADYQRRVPFFFPDPRRLLGS
- a CDS encoding sulfatase-like hydrolase/transferase → MPQTRPNILLVLVDDMGFGASSPYGGPCRMPVAQRLADDGVRLTRFHVTSLCSPTRAALLSGRNHHTVGMGATSEMTSDHPGYDGRRPATAGTLAQALHGAGYATAAFGKWHQTPPSETGPEGPFTYWPTGEGFEHFYGFMGAEMNHWYPQLYRGTTPVEPDRTPEEGYHLTEDLVEQTDAWIREAAEGDRPFFAYVAFGATHAPFHVAPEWSRRYRGEFDRGWDAVRETTLARQRELGIVPPETELAPWAPGVPRWHELDEPARAVAARFMETYAGFAEHTDAQVGRLVDTLDELGVAEDTVVLYLLGDNGASGEGGLEGTLREHLVGHGGADDVADMADRLEEFGSASTYGLYPAGWALAMNTPYQWTKQVASHHGGNRDGAIVRWPARIRDGGTVRHQWHHVIDVMPTLLEAAGVAPPTEVDGVAQQPLDGVSMHAALLDADAPETRPTQYFEMVGNRGIYHEGWTAVTQHGVPWRMAEEPRGFDEDTWELYDTRSDWSQTRDVAADEPERLAELRARFEVEAQRYRVHPLDDRVTERENPDLAPRADPRRGITTFVYGPETARLTEEVAPNVKNRSHTITAAVRVPEGGAEGVLVAQGGAFGGWSLYLHEGRATYAYNLFGRDLTIVRAPEPLAPGEHEVALAFGYDGGAPGAGADLALSVDAVIVAAGRLEETTAYYFSFDETFNVGVDRGTATSPEYVPLRNRCAGEVVRVRVDLGDDVEPLTEAQEQQRLLAHE
- a CDS encoding LysR family transcriptional regulator — encoded protein: MAGDRSELSLRDLRSFLAVVDEGTFTDAAIALGTTQASVSRHVAALEQALGARLLVRGGRVVTLTVAGRRVLRHARTMHDEGEAIRRAARDEQGPIRIGYAWAALGAHTAPVQRRWAELHPGSELVFVNSTGRFSGLNEGLADVAVVRRDPGMAQIGTALLGHESRVAALPREHPLARRRSLRMADFAGRTVAVEALTGTTREELWSPEKYPAGFRTVSGTDEWLTETAAGQGIGLTSQATAVQYSRLGVVFRRVRDAPPLPVWLIWWRDDPPWYLDALRGLIQEELDREG
- a CDS encoding SRPBCC family protein, with protein sequence MITVHATGPRPPDDVWHDLVTPEAWPGWAPHITRVQDLPSPIRPGARGTVHGPAGLRIPVFITEVDDTGRSWQWRVGPGRASILMDHRLDASPEGGSRVVVTIHAPFPMHLYRPLARTALRRLVGDRSTG
- a CDS encoding acyl-CoA dehydrogenase family protein; the protein is MTSTPFELFGIDGLIDPDDRDMQRSVRGVLADQVRPHLQDWYEAGSVPVRELAPRLGELGLLGMHLDGYGCAGTSATAYGLACLELEAADSGIRSLVSVQGSLAMFAIHRWGSEEQKQQWLPRMATGEAIGCFGLTEPDFGSNPAGMRTRARRDGDDWILDGTKMWITNAPVADVAVVWANTDEGEGSKGVRGFVVPTDTPGITAPEITKKLSLRASITGEIVLDCVRLPSSAMLPEARGLSGPLSCLNEARFGIVFGAVGAARDCLEAAVEYVGDREIFDKPLAGYQLTQAKLADMTLELGKAMLLALQLGRLKDAGSLRPEQVSLGKLNNVREAIGIARECRTLLGANGITLEYPVLRHANNLESVMTYEGTNEVHQLMIGQALTGTPAFR